From a region of the Streptomyces caniferus genome:
- a CDS encoding PLP-dependent cysteine synthase family protein, with protein sequence MPTVDGDRTDPAYRSWLKEAVRKVQADANRTADTHLLRFPLPEEWGIDLYLKDESTHPTGSLKHRLARSLFLYGLCNGWIRPGKPVIEASSGSTAVSEAYFASLIGVPFIAVMPATTSREKTRLIEFHGGTCHLVQDPRTVYEVSARLAAESGGHYMDQFTYAERATDWRGNNNIAESIYQQLRLERYPEPAWIVATAGTGGTSATIARYVHYMQYDTRICVPDPENSCFFDGWLTGDAKTDCATASRIEGIGRPRMEPSFVPGAIDRMMKVPDAASIAAVRALETAIGRKAGGSTGTGLWSALKIVAEMVAEGQRGSVVTLLCDPGDRYLDKYYSDDWLASQGLDIAPYARTLDTFLATGSWPV encoded by the coding sequence ATGCCGACCGTGGACGGCGACCGTACGGATCCGGCCTACCGGAGCTGGCTCAAAGAAGCCGTCCGCAAGGTCCAGGCGGACGCCAACCGCACCGCCGATACCCACCTCCTGCGCTTCCCGCTGCCCGAGGAGTGGGGCATCGACCTCTACCTCAAGGACGAGTCGACGCACCCCACCGGCAGCCTCAAGCACCGGCTGGCCCGCTCGCTGTTCCTCTACGGGCTGTGCAACGGCTGGATCCGGCCCGGGAAGCCCGTCATCGAGGCCTCCAGTGGCTCCACGGCCGTGTCGGAGGCGTATTTCGCCTCGCTCATCGGGGTGCCGTTCATCGCGGTGATGCCGGCCACCACCAGCCGCGAGAAGACCCGGCTGATCGAGTTCCACGGCGGCACCTGCCATCTGGTGCAGGACCCGCGGACCGTCTACGAGGTCTCCGCCCGGCTCGCCGCGGAATCCGGCGGTCATTACATGGACCAGTTCACCTACGCGGAACGGGCCACGGACTGGCGCGGCAACAACAACATCGCCGAGTCGATCTACCAGCAGCTGCGGCTGGAACGCTATCCCGAGCCCGCCTGGATCGTGGCGACCGCGGGCACCGGCGGCACCTCCGCGACCATCGCCCGCTATGTCCACTACATGCAGTACGACACCCGCATCTGTGTCCCCGACCCGGAGAACTCCTGTTTCTTCGACGGCTGGCTCACCGGTGATGCGAAGACGGACTGCGCCACCGCCTCCCGCATCGAGGGCATCGGGCGGCCCCGTATGGAGCCGAGCTTCGTGCCGGGCGCGATAGACCGGATGATGAAGGTGCCGGACGCGGCCAGCATCGCCGCCGTACGTGCCCTGGAGACCGCGATCGGCCGCAAGGCGGGCGGCTCGACCGGCACGGGGCTGTGGAGCGCCCTGAAGATCGTCGCGGAGATGGTCGCCGAGGGGCAACGGGGGTCCGTGGTCACCCTGCTGTGCGATCCCGGCGACCGCTACCTCGACAAGTACTACTCCGACGACTGGCTGGCCTCCCAAGGGCTGGACATCGCGCCCTACGCGCGCACCCTCGACACGTTCCTGGCCACCGGCTCCTGGCCCGTCTGA
- a CDS encoding PPOX class F420-dependent oxidoreductase has product MIPDAVARSPYVSLVTYRKSGTPVATPVWAVAEGDELLVWTRDDSWKVKRLRNDARVTVTPCDVRGRIAEGAQAVEGTGRLLEGKDELGRVRRAMAGKYGLRFRLMDSVGALVRGGKRPHVGISVTR; this is encoded by the coding sequence ATGATTCCCGACGCGGTCGCCCGCAGCCCCTACGTCAGCCTGGTCACGTACCGCAAGAGCGGGACCCCGGTGGCCACCCCCGTATGGGCGGTGGCCGAGGGCGACGAACTCCTGGTGTGGACGCGGGACGACAGCTGGAAGGTGAAGCGGCTGCGCAACGACGCGCGGGTGACCGTCACCCCGTGCGATGTGCGCGGCCGGATCGCCGAGGGCGCGCAGGCCGTCGAGGGGACCGGCCGGCTCCTGGAGGGGAAGGACGAACTCGGGCGGGTGCGCAGGGCGATGGCGGGCAAATACGGGCTGCGGTTCCGGCTGATGGACAGCGTCGGAGCGCTGGTGCGCGGCGGCAAGCGGCCACATGTGGGGATCTCGGTCACGCGGTAG
- a CDS encoding MFS transporter gives MPTLNKIRRVLTTQRGPAPAGPRLTRLRIALTAFFAMDGFLFAGWVVRIPAIKAQTSAGAGALGLALLGVSAGAVAFMMITGRLCRRFGSHAVTTASGAALALSIVLPPLAHSATALGLVLLVFGAAYGSLNVAMNSAAVDLIGALRRPVMPGFHAAFSLGGMLGAGLGGLLAGSLSPTVHLLLLAAIGLLVTAVAGLVLRAHPAPAVPERLSTTEEKSGPRQGRAGRRLVLVFGLIALCTAYGEGAMADWGALHLSQDLAAGPGTAAAGYAVFALAMTIGRLSGTALVQRFGAARALIAGGTTATAGMLLGALAPSAGAACAGFAVAGLGLANIFPIAIARAGESGGPDGVAVASTVGYGGMLLGPPAIGFLAEAVGLPTALTTPALLAAVAAVIAYATRGAHHTGRR, from the coding sequence GTGCCGACACTAAACAAAATACGGAGGGTCCTTACGACGCAGAGGGGCCCCGCCCCCGCCGGTCCGCGCCTGACCCGTCTCCGTATCGCCCTCACCGCATTCTTCGCCATGGACGGCTTCCTCTTCGCCGGATGGGTCGTCCGCATCCCCGCGATCAAGGCGCAGACCAGCGCCGGCGCGGGCGCGCTCGGGCTCGCGCTGCTCGGCGTGTCGGCGGGCGCGGTCGCCTTCATGATGATCACCGGCAGGCTGTGCCGGCGGTTCGGCAGCCACGCCGTGACGACCGCTTCCGGTGCCGCCCTCGCGCTGAGCATCGTGCTGCCGCCGCTCGCCCACTCGGCGACCGCGCTGGGCCTGGTCCTGCTGGTCTTCGGCGCCGCGTACGGCTCGCTCAACGTCGCGATGAACAGCGCCGCGGTCGACCTCATCGGCGCCCTGCGGCGCCCCGTGATGCCCGGCTTCCACGCCGCCTTCAGCCTCGGCGGCATGCTCGGCGCGGGCCTGGGCGGGCTGCTCGCGGGCAGCCTGTCCCCCACCGTCCACCTGCTGCTGCTCGCCGCGATCGGGCTGCTGGTGACGGCCGTCGCGGGCCTCGTCCTGCGCGCACATCCGGCCCCGGCCGTCCCCGAGCGGCTGTCCACGACGGAGGAGAAGAGCGGACCGCGGCAGGGCCGGGCGGGCCGCCGCCTGGTGCTGGTCTTCGGGCTGATCGCGCTGTGCACCGCGTACGGCGAGGGCGCCATGGCCGACTGGGGCGCGCTGCACCTCTCCCAGGACCTGGCCGCCGGACCCGGTACGGCCGCCGCCGGATATGCGGTGTTCGCGCTGGCGATGACGATCGGGCGGCTGTCCGGGACCGCGCTCGTGCAGCGCTTCGGCGCGGCACGGGCGCTGATCGCGGGCGGGACGACGGCCACCGCCGGCATGCTGCTCGGCGCGCTTGCCCCGTCGGCCGGTGCGGCCTGTGCCGGCTTCGCCGTCGCGGGCCTGGGGCTCGCCAACATCTTCCCGATCGCCATCGCCCGGGCCGGCGAGAGCGGCGGCCCGGACGGGGTCGCCGTGGCCTCCACGGTCGGCTACGGCGGCATGCTGCTCGGCCCGCCCGCCATCGGCTTCCTGGCCGAGGCCGTCGGCCTGCCGACGGCCCTGACGACGCCGGCACTGCTGGCCGCGGTCGCCGCGGTCATCGCGTACGCCACCCGCGGGGCACACCACACCGGGCGGCGGTGA
- a CDS encoding maleylpyruvate isomerase family mycothiol-dependent enzyme, whose translation MEITEFVDSLRLDGSLLADAAEEAGPDARIPACPEWQMRDLVTHTGRVHRWAADFVTQGVQQPGPPPEAPDLADDDLVAWLREGHHHLVLALHSAPQDLTAWTFLPAPSPLAFWARRQAHETSVHRVDAQQAAGASLTPLPSAFAADGIDELLTGIHGRDRSRVRTDVPRTLRVRATNAPGADWTVHLSDAPPHTVRTTADDGADGADAAKPADCTVEGPAEELYLALWNRLPWDALTITGEETVARLWQERSGI comes from the coding sequence ATGGAGATCACTGAGTTCGTCGATTCGCTGCGACTGGACGGAAGCCTGCTGGCCGACGCCGCCGAGGAGGCGGGGCCGGACGCCCGCATTCCGGCCTGTCCCGAGTGGCAGATGCGGGATCTGGTCACCCACACCGGGCGGGTCCACCGCTGGGCGGCGGATTTCGTGACGCAGGGCGTGCAGCAGCCCGGCCCTCCCCCCGAGGCCCCGGACCTGGCCGACGACGACCTCGTGGCCTGGCTGCGCGAGGGCCATCACCACCTCGTCCTGGCGCTGCACTCCGCCCCGCAGGACCTGACGGCCTGGACCTTCCTGCCCGCTCCGTCCCCGCTGGCGTTCTGGGCCCGCCGGCAGGCGCACGAGACGTCGGTGCACCGCGTGGACGCACAGCAGGCGGCCGGTGCCTCCCTGACGCCCCTGCCGTCCGCCTTCGCGGCCGACGGGATCGACGAACTCCTGACGGGTATTCACGGCCGTGACCGCAGCCGGGTCCGGACGGACGTCCCCCGGACGCTGCGGGTGCGCGCGACCAACGCGCCCGGCGCCGACTGGACCGTGCACCTCTCCGACGCGCCGCCGCACACGGTGCGCACCACCGCGGACGACGGCGCCGACGGAGCGGACGCCGCGAAGCCCGCGGACTGCACGGTCGAGGGCCCGGCCGAGGAGCTCTACCTCGCGCTGTGGAACCGTCTGCCCTGGGACGCCCTGACGATCACCGGCGAGGAGACGGTGGCCCGGCTGTGGCAGGAGCGCTCCGGCATCTGA
- a CDS encoding DUF6332 family protein: MSPSRTQAERDAITVEIMFALFSGAFLGAAAFGVLAGAAVWGPVPGPWRGPWLTVSGALGGVLCCVQVVRVLRRPPGRPRPGPSPGDVVWRQPSQPGRTNPDS; this comes from the coding sequence ATGTCACCCAGCCGTACGCAGGCGGAACGCGACGCGATCACCGTCGAGATCATGTTTGCCCTGTTCAGCGGCGCCTTCCTGGGCGCGGCCGCGTTCGGGGTGCTGGCCGGAGCGGCGGTCTGGGGCCCGGTGCCGGGCCCGTGGCGCGGGCCGTGGCTCACGGTGAGCGGTGCCCTCGGCGGGGTGCTGTGCTGCGTCCAGGTGGTGCGGGTGCTGCGGCGTCCGCCCGGCCGGCCACGGCCCGGGCCGTCCCCCGGGGACGTCGTCTGGCGTCAGCCCAGCCAGCCGGGCCGCACCAATCCCGACTCGTAG
- a CDS encoding phosphotriesterase family protein — translation MVNGPLAAPPAAPAVRTVLGDIPPADLGICDAHDHLFLRSPLLPGQELDDPGAAAAELRAFRAAGGAAVIQWTPYGMGRGAAELPRLARESGVRIVAATGLHQAAHYTSEVLEHVRSGLAGRFVAELTEGIGGTGPRAGMIKVAGGFHGLDAHARHTMAAAAEAQRATGAVIGVHLELGTGALDVLDLLCGTLAVPPDRVILGHLNRSPDLVVHRTAAAAGAYLAFDGPSRAHHATDWRLPEALAALAEAGFGDRILLGGDTTTAAARSVNGGPGMPHLLRRHRERLETALGTDLVARFLTANPARAFAATWPRGPQPGRGTEPAPTA, via the coding sequence GTGGTGAACGGGCCCCTCGCCGCCCCGCCGGCCGCCCCCGCCGTCCGTACGGTCCTCGGCGACATCCCCCCGGCCGACCTCGGCATCTGCGACGCACACGACCATCTCTTCCTGCGCAGCCCGCTGCTGCCGGGCCAGGAGCTGGACGACCCCGGGGCCGCGGCCGCCGAGCTGCGCGCCTTCCGCGCGGCGGGCGGTGCGGCGGTGATCCAGTGGACGCCGTACGGCATGGGCCGGGGCGCCGCCGAACTTCCGCGACTGGCACGGGAGTCGGGGGTGCGGATCGTCGCCGCCACGGGGCTGCACCAGGCGGCGCACTACACGTCCGAGGTGCTGGAGCACGTTCGCTCCGGTCTGGCCGGGCGGTTCGTCGCCGAACTGACCGAAGGGATCGGCGGCACCGGCCCGCGCGCCGGGATGATCAAGGTGGCGGGCGGCTTCCACGGTCTGGACGCGCACGCCCGGCACACCATGGCCGCGGCCGCCGAGGCCCAACGGGCGACCGGTGCGGTCATCGGCGTCCACCTGGAGCTGGGCACCGGGGCCCTGGACGTACTCGACCTGCTCTGCGGCACGTTGGCGGTCCCGCCGGACCGGGTGATCCTCGGCCACCTCAACCGCTCACCGGACCTCGTCGTCCACCGGACGGCCGCAGCAGCCGGTGCGTATCTGGCCTTCGACGGTCCCTCGCGGGCCCACCATGCGACCGACTGGCGGCTGCCCGAGGCGCTGGCGGCACTGGCCGAGGCGGGCTTCGGCGACCGGATCCTGCTGGGCGGCGACACCACGACGGCCGCCGCCCGGTCGGTGAACGGCGGCCCCGGCATGCCCCATCTGCTGCGCCGTCACCGGGAGCGCCTCGAAACCGCCCTGGGTACGGACCTGGTGGCCCGGTTCCTGACGGCCAACCCGGCCCGGGCCTTCGCCGCCACCTGGCCGCGGGGCCCGCAGCCGGGCCGCGGGACGGAGCCGGCGCCTACCGCGTGA
- a CDS encoding response regulator transcription factor encodes MIRVLLADDQLLVRAGFKVLLDAQPDIEVVAEAGDGQQALAAVREHRPDIVLMDIRMPVVDGLAATRRITEDPRLPEVKVVMLTTFELDEYVFEAIRSGASGFLVKDTEPEELLRAVRAVVAGDALLSPGVTRRLIAEFAARSKEPAAADALSGLTEREREVMALVGIGLSNEEIARRLVVSPLTAKTHVSRTMVKLGARDRAQLVVLAYESGLVRPGWLG; translated from the coding sequence GTGATCCGGGTACTGCTCGCCGACGACCAGCTGCTGGTCCGGGCCGGGTTCAAGGTGCTGCTGGACGCCCAGCCCGATATCGAGGTGGTCGCCGAGGCCGGGGACGGGCAGCAGGCGCTGGCGGCGGTCCGTGAACACCGCCCGGACATCGTCCTGATGGACATCCGGATGCCGGTGGTGGACGGTCTGGCCGCCACCCGGCGGATCACCGAGGACCCGCGGCTGCCGGAGGTGAAGGTCGTCATGCTGACCACCTTCGAGCTGGACGAGTACGTCTTCGAGGCGATCCGCTCCGGTGCCTCCGGCTTCCTGGTCAAGGACACCGAACCGGAGGAGCTGCTACGGGCCGTGCGCGCGGTCGTGGCAGGTGACGCGCTGCTCTCGCCGGGCGTGACCCGCCGCCTCATCGCCGAGTTCGCGGCCCGTTCCAAGGAGCCGGCCGCGGCGGACGCGCTGTCCGGACTGACGGAGCGGGAGCGCGAGGTGATGGCGCTGGTCGGCATCGGCCTCTCCAACGAGGAGATCGCCCGCCGGCTGGTCGTCAGCCCGCTCACCGCCAAGACGCATGTCAGCCGCACCATGGTCAAACTGGGCGCCCGTGACCGCGCCCAACTCGTCGTCCTGGCCTACGAGTCGGGATTGGTGCGGCCCGGCTGGCTGGGCTGA
- a CDS encoding ATP-binding protein — MIRQPSRHCTVELQAVPARIGHVRRIVSAQLRYWRLDALIDPAALGVTELLANVHRHARPSKQCTVELCVLLDQLTVSVHDEDPRLPRIRAADTWDTCGRGLALIAALSESWGVRPDGSGKVVWFTLPALTTAPEEACTVRGYLEPLPLADTGTAAGPCPGIRGTRVG; from the coding sequence GTGATCAGGCAGCCCAGCAGGCACTGCACGGTGGAGCTCCAAGCCGTTCCGGCTCGCATCGGACATGTGCGCAGAATCGTCTCCGCGCAGCTGCGGTACTGGCGTCTCGACGCCTTGATAGACCCGGCGGCGCTCGGGGTGACCGAACTCCTCGCCAATGTCCACCGGCACGCCCGCCCCAGCAAACAGTGCACCGTGGAACTGTGCGTCCTACTGGACCAGTTGACGGTCTCGGTGCACGACGAGGATCCCCGGCTGCCGCGGATCCGGGCCGCGGACACCTGGGACACCTGCGGTCGCGGCCTGGCACTGATCGCGGCGCTCAGCGAGAGCTGGGGGGTGCGGCCGGACGGCAGCGGCAAGGTCGTGTGGTTCACCCTTCCGGCGCTGACCACCGCTCCCGAAGAGGCCTGTACGGTCCGTGGCTATCTGGAGCCCCTGCCGCTGGCGGACACCGGTACGGCGGCCGGCCCGTGCCCCGGGATACGGGGTACGAGGGTCGGCTGA
- a CDS encoding sensor histidine kinase, with amino-acid sequence MENAWPPWARRCPGPARERWPSPPAEGALSRSGTRLPWLSTLAVTALVLVGSGFAGHDQPGRVPLDAFARVLLVTGTALLLFRHRCPRTVALGTAATTAVYLAAGYPYGPVFLTLALGAFAAIVAGYRKVAWCALGGVWVCHVLVAYWLYRRLPPPHDGPAPWEQEFFVLAWVVAVVALSELARVRREQLARARAERAAAERRRADEERLRIARELHDVLAHSISVINVQAGVGLALLDSDPEQARSALSTIKDASKEALGEVRQVLDTLRTPGDAPRSPAPGLDRLPELTEQARSAGLAVEVTAEGAPVALAPGTDLAAFRIVQEALTNIVRHSGSRTARVLLVRTPGALEIRVDDDGPATSAADGPEGGGNGLVGMRERAAALGGTVEAGPRPDGGFRVRARIPLPGAHDPGRAPCTDTVTPAATEEES; translated from the coding sequence ATGGAGAACGCATGGCCGCCCTGGGCGCGGCGCTGCCCCGGTCCGGCGCGGGAGCGGTGGCCGTCGCCCCCGGCCGAGGGCGCCCTGAGCCGGTCCGGCACCCGGCTGCCGTGGCTCTCGACGCTCGCCGTGACGGCCCTCGTGCTGGTCGGCTCCGGTTTCGCGGGGCACGACCAGCCGGGCCGCGTCCCGCTGGACGCCTTCGCCCGCGTGCTGCTGGTCACCGGCACGGCCCTGCTGCTGTTCCGGCACCGCTGCCCGCGCACCGTCGCCCTCGGCACCGCCGCCACCACCGCGGTCTATCTCGCGGCCGGCTATCCGTACGGCCCGGTCTTCCTCACCCTCGCCCTCGGCGCCTTCGCGGCGATCGTCGCCGGGTACCGCAAGGTCGCCTGGTGCGCTCTGGGCGGGGTGTGGGTCTGTCACGTCCTGGTGGCCTACTGGCTCTACCGCCGGCTGCCGCCCCCGCACGACGGGCCCGCCCCCTGGGAGCAGGAATTCTTCGTCCTCGCCTGGGTGGTGGCCGTGGTGGCCCTCTCCGAGCTGGCACGGGTGCGCCGCGAGCAGCTCGCGAGGGCGCGGGCCGAGCGGGCCGCGGCGGAGCGCCGCAGGGCGGACGAGGAGCGGCTGCGGATCGCCCGCGAGCTGCACGACGTCCTCGCCCACAGCATCTCGGTCATCAACGTCCAGGCGGGCGTGGGCCTGGCGCTGCTCGACAGCGACCCGGAGCAGGCGCGGTCCGCGCTGAGCACCATCAAGGACGCGAGCAAGGAGGCGCTCGGCGAGGTCCGCCAGGTCCTCGACACCCTGCGCACCCCGGGGGACGCGCCGCGCTCCCCGGCCCCCGGCCTGGACCGGCTGCCCGAACTCACCGAGCAGGCCCGCAGCGCCGGTCTCGCCGTGGAGGTCACCGCCGAGGGCGCCCCCGTCGCCCTGGCGCCCGGCACCGACCTCGCCGCCTTCCGCATCGTCCAGGAGGCGCTCACCAACATCGTCCGGCACTCCGGCTCGCGCACCGCCCGGGTGCTGCTCGTCCGTACGCCCGGAGCGCTGGAGATCCGGGTCGACGACGACGGCCCGGCGACCTCCGCGGCGGACGGTCCGGAGGGCGGCGGCAACGGTCTGGTGGGGATGCGGGAGCGGGCGGCCGCACTGGGCGGCACCGTGGAGGCGGGCCCGCGCCCGGACGGCGGCTTCCGGGTACGGGCCCGTATCCCGCTGCCCGGGGCGCACGACCCGGGCCGGGCCCCGTGCACGGATACGGTGACCCCGGCCGCCACCGAGGAGGAGTCGTGA
- a CDS encoding SHOCT domain-containing protein: MFELAEPWAGGGPGPWFLFVPVLWALVIVGVVTLLRRTGRRHGGPGGRFRGPQYSARADAPSPLAVLGRRFAAGEIDEEEYWRRLSVLEEHFGAGPKGGTA, translated from the coding sequence ATGTTCGAACTCGCCGAACCCTGGGCCGGCGGTGGCCCGGGGCCCTGGTTCCTGTTCGTCCCCGTTCTGTGGGCGCTGGTCATCGTCGGCGTCGTCACGCTGCTGCGCCGCACCGGCCGACGCCATGGCGGGCCCGGCGGGCGGTTCCGTGGCCCGCAGTACTCCGCCCGTGCCGACGCCCCCTCGCCCCTCGCCGTACTGGGCCGGCGCTTTGCCGCCGGGGAGATCGACGAGGAGGAGTACTGGCGCCGGCTCTCCGTCCTGGAGGAGCACTTCGGCGCCGGCCCCAAGGGAGGCACGGCATGA
- a CDS encoding DUF4865 family protein yields MHAMQYAITLPADYDMQIIRKRVKSRGHLLDDFAGLGLKAYGIRERGVDGSPVNQYAPFYLWADPEAMNRFLLGDGFRGVVRDFGRPSVQHWQGLFHRPGPAVGTLPHAFTRRTETLAEDADVADALAGAVAGHEELATTDGVHTTALALDPRRWELVHFTLWSHASPGSAGDRYEVLHLSAPDTGRLGTGRQW; encoded by the coding sequence CTGCACGCCATGCAGTACGCGATCACCCTGCCCGCCGACTACGACATGCAGATCATCCGGAAACGGGTGAAGTCCAGGGGCCACCTCCTGGACGACTTCGCCGGACTCGGCCTCAAGGCCTACGGCATCCGGGAGCGAGGAGTCGACGGCTCACCGGTCAACCAGTACGCGCCGTTCTACCTCTGGGCCGACCCGGAGGCCATGAACCGCTTCCTCCTCGGTGACGGATTCCGCGGTGTGGTCCGCGACTTCGGCCGCCCGTCCGTCCAGCACTGGCAAGGGCTGTTCCACCGGCCGGGTCCGGCCGTGGGCACGCTCCCGCACGCCTTCACCCGGCGGACGGAGACGCTCGCCGAGGACGCCGACGTGGCCGATGCCCTCGCGGGTGCGGTGGCCGGGCACGAGGAGCTGGCCACGACGGACGGGGTGCACACCACCGCGCTCGCCCTGGACCCGCGGCGCTGGGAGCTGGTCCACTTCACCCTCTGGTCCCACGCCTCCCCCGGGTCCGCGGGCGACCGTTACGAGGTGCTGCATCTGTCCGCCCCGGACACCGGCCGGCTCGGCACGGGACGGCAGTGGTGA
- a CDS encoding TetR/AcrR family transcriptional regulator, protein MRSTQELLWERGYVGTSPKAILDRAGVGQGSMYHHFAGKSALAVAAIRRTAEGMKAVAEESLSAPGTAYERVAGYLLRERQVLRGCPVGRMTQDRDVVDSPELRQPLDEMFGWLQGRIAEVLAEGRRRGELAAGLDPSAVAATVAAVVQGGYVLARAADDSAPFDVAVRGVLSLLAAQVTPGTGTTA, encoded by the coding sequence GTGCGGAGCACCCAGGAACTCCTGTGGGAGCGCGGGTACGTCGGTACCAGCCCCAAGGCGATCCTGGACCGCGCGGGCGTCGGCCAGGGCAGCATGTACCACCATTTCGCCGGCAAGTCCGCGCTCGCGGTGGCCGCGATCCGGCGCACCGCCGAGGGGATGAAGGCGGTCGCCGAGGAGTCCCTGAGCGCCCCCGGTACGGCGTACGAGCGGGTCGCGGGTTATCTGCTGCGCGAGCGGCAGGTGCTGCGCGGCTGCCCGGTCGGCAGGATGACCCAGGACCGCGATGTGGTGGACAGCCCCGAGCTGCGGCAGCCGCTGGACGAGATGTTCGGCTGGCTCCAGGGCCGGATCGCCGAGGTCCTCGCCGAGGGGCGGCGCCGTGGCGAACTGGCCGCCGGACTGGACCCGTCGGCCGTCGCCGCCACCGTCGCGGCCGTCGTCCAGGGCGGTTACGTCCTGGCCCGCGCGGCCGATGACAGCGCCCCCTTCGACGTGGCCGTCCGGGGCGTGCTGTCACTGCTCGCCGCACAGGTCACGCCCGGCACGGGCACCACCGCCTGA
- a CDS encoding ROK family protein: MTQTRTTRLERGRGALGPALELVHTGRAPTRAVLTSELGVTRATAGAVAAELEALGLITVDSRPTASAGSQGRPSHRLFVAERGPVVLAAQIHADGFRVALVGLGGRIVATSTGCGTIPADPAHVLADVVAAGSDLLRETGRRCLGAGLAVPSAVAEPDGEALNPLHLAWPAGAPVRALFLRSLADAGIPGVTDAIGFTGNDVNLMALAEHRHGAGQGARHLLCVGSGHRGVGGALVLDGRLHSGSSGLALEVGHLTVNPEGAPCHCGSRGCLDVEADPLAFLGAAGRAPGPEVSLLQQAADLLRDEYADPGVRAAADLLIDRLGLGIAGLVNILNPDRIVLGGLHRALLEADPERLRAVVADRSLWGRSGGVPILPSSLDHNSLVGAAELAWQPVLDDPLVILER, from the coding sequence GTGACCCAGACTCGGACAACCAGGCTGGAGCGGGGCCGCGGCGCCCTCGGACCCGCACTGGAGCTCGTACACACCGGACGCGCGCCCACCCGCGCCGTCCTGACCTCCGAACTCGGCGTGACCCGCGCGACCGCGGGGGCGGTGGCCGCCGAGCTCGAAGCGCTCGGCCTGATCACCGTCGATTCGCGGCCGACGGCCTCGGCCGGCTCGCAAGGGCGCCCCTCCCACCGGCTGTTCGTCGCCGAGCGCGGACCGGTCGTGCTCGCCGCGCAGATCCACGCCGACGGCTTCCGGGTCGCGCTGGTGGGCCTCGGCGGCCGCATCGTCGCGACCTCGACCGGCTGCGGCACCATCCCCGCCGATCCCGCGCACGTCCTCGCCGACGTGGTCGCGGCCGGCTCGGACCTGCTGCGCGAGACCGGGCGCCGCTGCCTCGGCGCCGGCCTCGCGGTGCCCTCCGCGGTCGCCGAACCGGACGGCGAGGCCCTCAACCCGCTCCACCTCGCCTGGCCCGCCGGCGCCCCCGTGCGCGCCCTGTTCCTGCGGTCGCTGGCCGACGCCGGCATCCCCGGAGTGACCGACGCGATCGGCTTCACCGGCAACGACGTGAACCTCATGGCGCTCGCCGAACACCGGCACGGCGCCGGGCAGGGCGCCCGCCATCTGCTCTGTGTGGGGTCCGGCCACCGCGGTGTCGGCGGGGCGCTGGTGCTCGACGGCCGCCTGCACAGCGGCAGTTCGGGCCTGGCCCTGGAGGTCGGCCATCTGACGGTGAACCCCGAGGGGGCACCCTGCCACTGCGGCAGCCGCGGCTGCCTGGACGTCGAGGCGGACCCGCTCGCCTTCCTCGGTGCCGCGGGCCGCGCACCCGGCCCCGAGGTCTCCCTGCTCCAGCAGGCCGCCGACCTGCTGCGGGACGAGTACGCCGATCCGGGCGTCCGCGCCGCCGCCGATCTCCTCATCGACCGCCTCGGCCTAGGCATCGCCGGCCTCGTCAACATCCTCAACCCCGACCGCATCGTCCTCGGCGGACTGCACCGCGCCCTGCTGGAGGCCGACCCGGAGCGGCTGCGCGCGGTGGTCGCCGACCGCAGCCTGTGGGGCCGCAGCGGCGGAGTGCCGATCCTGCCCAGCAGCCTCGACCACAACAGCCTGGTCGGCGCGGCGGAGTTGGCCTGGCAGCCGGTGCTGGACGATCCGCTGGTGATCCTGGAGCGGTAG